Proteins encoded by one window of Yersinia massiliensis:
- the menB gene encoding 1,4-dihydroxy-2-naphthoyl-CoA synthase, with product MLYPSEEQLYAAIEWQDCSTGFEDIRYHKSSDGIAKITINRPQVRNAFRPLTVKEMIQALADARYDDNIGVIILTGEGEKAFCSGGDQKVRGDYGGYQDASGTHHLNVLDFQRQIRTCPKPIVAMVAGYSIGGGHVLHMMCDLTIAADNAIFGQTGPKVGSFDGGWGAAYMARIVGQKKAREIWFLCRQYDAKQALDMGLVNTVVPVADLEKETVRWCREMLENSPMALRCLKAALNADCDGQAGLQELAGNATMLFYMTEEGQEGRNAFNEKRQPDFSKFKRNP from the coding sequence ATGCTTTATCCGAGCGAAGAACAGCTTTACGCCGCCATTGAATGGCAAGATTGCTCAACAGGGTTTGAAGATATTCGCTATCACAAATCCAGCGATGGCATTGCCAAGATCACCATTAACCGCCCACAAGTGCGTAATGCGTTCCGCCCGTTAACGGTTAAAGAGATGATTCAGGCGCTGGCCGATGCCCGTTATGACGACAATATTGGCGTGATCATTTTGACCGGTGAAGGCGAAAAAGCCTTCTGCTCAGGTGGGGATCAAAAAGTGCGTGGCGACTACGGCGGCTATCAAGATGCCAGTGGCACCCATCACTTAAACGTGCTGGATTTCCAGCGCCAGATTCGGACTTGCCCGAAACCGATAGTCGCCATGGTGGCAGGTTATTCCATTGGTGGTGGTCACGTGCTGCACATGATGTGCGACTTAACCATCGCTGCTGATAACGCAATTTTTGGCCAAACAGGGCCGAAAGTGGGTTCATTCGATGGGGGTTGGGGTGCGGCCTATATGGCGCGCATTGTGGGCCAGAAAAAAGCCCGCGAAATCTGGTTCTTATGCCGCCAATACGATGCGAAACAAGCCTTGGATATGGGGCTGGTTAATACTGTGGTGCCAGTCGCCGATTTGGAAAAAGAAACTGTGCGCTGGTGCCGTGAGATGCTGGAAAACAGCCCGATGGCACTGCGTTGCCTGAAAGCCGCATTGAATGCCGATTGCGATGGTCAAGCGGGCCTGCAAGAACTGGCTGGCAACGCCACGATGCTGTTCTATATGACCGAAGAAGGCCAAGAAGGGCGCAACGCATTCAATGAGAAACGCCAGCCGGACTTCAGCAAATTCAAGCGTAATCCGTAA
- the menH gene encoding 2-succinyl-6-hydroxy-2,4-cyclohexadiene-1-carboxylate synthase, with protein sequence MMTLACCKLTAHPESSVQRSSDLQADKPWLVWLHGLLGSGQDWLPVAELCGDYPSLLIDLPGHGQSATLKTRDFADVSEQLTQTLQANGIRKYWLAGYSLGGRIAMYHACYGQHQGLLGLLVEGGNLGLENDELRQQRLQNDHQWAQRFRLEPLSQVLSDWYQQDVFADLDAQQREQFISLRVNNDGPAVADMLEATSLGHQPWFLPALQQLNVPYTYLCGDRDTKFQQLAAQYQLPLRTLARAGHNAHRANPGAFAAQVLSFLSQSSFSSLSR encoded by the coding sequence ATGATGACGTTGGCATGCTGTAAACTCACCGCACATCCTGAATCCTCTGTGCAACGATCGTCTGATCTACAAGCGGATAAGCCATGGCTAGTTTGGCTACATGGCCTACTGGGGAGTGGTCAGGATTGGCTTCCCGTGGCCGAATTATGCGGCGATTATCCGTCGCTGTTGATTGATTTACCCGGCCACGGTCAATCCGCCACGTTGAAAACTCGCGATTTTGCTGATGTCAGCGAGCAGTTAACGCAAACATTGCAGGCTAACGGCATTCGCAAGTATTGGCTGGCAGGCTACTCTTTAGGGGGCCGAATTGCGATGTACCACGCATGTTATGGTCAGCATCAGGGCTTGTTGGGCTTGCTGGTTGAAGGGGGCAACCTCGGTTTAGAAAACGATGAGTTGCGCCAACAGCGCTTGCAGAATGACCACCAATGGGCGCAGCGTTTTCGTCTGGAACCTTTGTCGCAAGTGCTCAGCGATTGGTATCAACAAGATGTGTTCGCGGATTTAGATGCCCAGCAACGTGAGCAATTTATTTCACTGCGGGTCAATAATGACGGCCCCGCAGTGGCGGATATGCTTGAGGCCACTTCCCTAGGGCATCAACCTTGGTTTTTGCCCGCATTGCAGCAGTTGAATGTCCCTTATACTTATCTGTGCGGTGATCGCGACACTAAATTTCAGCAGCTAGCCGCCCAGTATCAGTTGCCACTGCGCACGCTGGCCCGCGCTGGACATAACGCTCACCGAGCGAATCCGGGCGCATTTGCCGCGCAGGTGCTTTCATTTTTATCACAGTCTTCATTTTCATCACTCTCCCGTTAA
- the menC gene encoding o-succinylbenzoate synthase, giving the protein MRAATLYRYSLPMDAGVILRHQRLKSRDGMLVKLQQGEQTGWGEIAPLPEFSQESLDDAQSAAAQWLQSWVTGDEPDLGPLPSVAFGLSCALAELDQRLPLAADYRKAPLCTGDPDELFAVLQALPGEKVAKVKVGLYEAVRDGMIVNVLLEALPDLKLRLDANRSWTRAKADGFAKYVNPELRSRIAFLEEPCKTRAESREFARDTGIAIAWDESVREADFQVEAEPGVAAIVIKPTLVGSLACCQQLVQQAHQAGLVAVISSSIESSLGLTQLARIAHWLTPATVPGLDTLDLMQAQLLRPWPESTLPLVTVDQLDVLWHR; this is encoded by the coding sequence ATGCGCGCGGCCACGCTTTATCGCTACAGTCTGCCGATGGACGCGGGTGTCATATTGCGCCATCAACGGCTGAAAAGTCGCGACGGAATGTTGGTGAAACTGCAGCAGGGCGAACAGACTGGTTGGGGGGAAATTGCCCCCTTGCCAGAGTTCAGTCAGGAGTCGTTGGATGACGCACAATCGGCGGCAGCGCAATGGCTACAAAGCTGGGTGACTGGTGATGAGCCAGATCTCGGCCCGCTGCCTTCGGTGGCTTTCGGCCTGAGCTGCGCGCTGGCGGAGCTGGATCAACGCCTACCGTTGGCGGCAGATTACCGTAAAGCTCCGCTGTGTACTGGCGATCCTGACGAGTTGTTCGCGGTGTTACAGGCATTACCCGGTGAGAAAGTCGCCAAGGTGAAAGTCGGGTTATATGAAGCGGTGCGTGACGGCATGATAGTCAATGTGCTGCTGGAAGCCTTGCCTGATTTAAAACTGCGGCTGGATGCCAATCGCAGTTGGACACGCGCCAAAGCGGACGGATTTGCCAAATATGTGAATCCTGAACTGCGTTCACGGATTGCGTTTTTGGAAGAGCCTTGCAAGACTCGTGCTGAATCGCGCGAGTTTGCGCGCGACACCGGTATCGCTATTGCTTGGGATGAAAGTGTCCGTGAAGCTGATTTTCAGGTTGAAGCAGAACCGGGCGTCGCTGCAATTGTGATTAAACCGACGCTGGTGGGCAGTTTAGCCTGTTGCCAGCAATTGGTGCAGCAAGCGCATCAGGCAGGGTTAGTGGCGGTGATCAGTTCCAGCATTGAATCGAGTCTGGGCCTGACGCAACTCGCGCGAATAGCGCATTGGCTAACGCCCGCAACGGTGCCAGGGTTGGACACACTGGATCTGATGCAGGCACAGTTATTGCGCCCTTGGCCGGAAAGCACTTTGCCGCTGGTGACCGTGGATCAACTGGACGTGCTATGGCACCGCTAG
- a CDS encoding catalase, producing MSKKKGLTTAAGAPVVDNNNVVTAGRRGPMLLQDVWFLEKLAHFDREVIPERRMHAKGSGAHGTFTVTHDITKYTRAKIFAEIGKQTEMFVRFSTVAGERGAADAERDIRGFAMKYYTEEGNWDLVGNDTPVFYLRDPLKFPDLNHVVKRDPRTNLRNPIYKWDFFSQLPESLHQLTIDFSDRGLPKSYRHMHGFGSHTFSFINANNERFWVKFHFRCQQGIENLMDDEAEKLVGMDRESSQRDLYEAIEHGDFPRWNLQIQVMPEHEASQTPYNPFDLTKVWPHGDYPLIDVGFFELNRNPENYFAEVEQASFNPANVVPGVSFSPDRMLQGRLFSYGDAARYRLGVNHHQIPVNSAKCPFHNYHRDGAMRVDGNSGNGATYEPNSFGLFQEQPDFSEPPLTLEGAADHWNHREDTDYFSQPRALFNLLSAEEHQRMFARIAGELSQVPEEIQRRQVALFSQVHPDYGDGVKKALGLN from the coding sequence ATGAGCAAAAAGAAAGGATTAACCACTGCAGCGGGCGCGCCCGTTGTTGATAATAATAATGTCGTGACGGCTGGTCGCCGTGGCCCCATGCTTCTGCAAGATGTTTGGTTCCTGGAGAAGCTGGCCCACTTTGACCGTGAAGTGATCCCTGAGCGCCGTATGCATGCGAAAGGTTCGGGTGCTCACGGAACGTTTACCGTCACTCATGACATCACAAAATACACTCGAGCAAAAATTTTCGCTGAAATTGGCAAGCAAACCGAGATGTTTGTTCGCTTCTCGACAGTCGCCGGTGAACGTGGCGCTGCTGATGCAGAACGTGATATCCGCGGCTTTGCCATGAAATATTATACCGAGGAAGGCAACTGGGATTTAGTCGGTAATGATACGCCAGTGTTCTATTTACGTGACCCGCTAAAATTCCCTGACCTGAACCACGTCGTTAAACGCGATCCACGTACTAACTTGCGTAACCCTATCTATAAATGGGATTTCTTCTCCCAACTGCCAGAATCACTACACCAGCTCACCATCGATTTCAGTGACCGTGGCCTACCGAAGTCCTATCGTCATATGCATGGTTTCGGCAGCCATACCTTCAGCTTTATCAATGCCAACAATGAGCGTTTCTGGGTTAAGTTCCATTTCCGCTGCCAGCAAGGCATTGAAAATCTTATGGATGACGAGGCTGAAAAACTGGTTGGTATGGATCGTGAAAGTTCCCAGCGTGATTTGTACGAAGCCATTGAGCATGGCGACTTCCCACGTTGGAACCTACAAATTCAGGTGATGCCTGAGCATGAAGCCTCCCAGACGCCGTATAACCCATTTGATTTGACTAAAGTGTGGCCACACGGTGACTATCCACTGATTGATGTGGGTTTCTTCGAGCTAAACCGCAATCCAGAAAACTATTTTGCTGAAGTTGAACAAGCCTCTTTCAACCCTGCCAACGTAGTGCCAGGTGTCAGTTTCTCTCCTGACCGTATGTTGCAAGGCCGTCTGTTCTCCTACGGTGATGCTGCACGCTATCGTTTGGGCGTGAACCATCATCAAATTCCGGTGAACAGTGCGAAATGTCCGTTCCACAATTACCATCGTGATGGCGCAATGCGGGTTGACGGTAACAGTGGTAATGGTGCGACTTACGAGCCAAACAGTTTTGGCCTGTTCCAAGAGCAGCCTGATTTTAGCGAGCCACCATTGACGTTAGAAGGTGCGGCGGATCACTGGAATCACCGTGAAGATACCGATTATTTCTCCCAACCAAGGGCGCTGTTTAATTTGCTGAGTGCAGAAGAGCATCAGCGGATGTTTGCCCGTATTGCCGGTGAGTTATCACAGGTGCCGGAAGAGATTCAACGCCGTCAGGTTGCGTTGTTTAGTCAGGTTCATCCGGATTATGGTGATGGGGTGAAGAAGGCCTTGGGGTTAAATTAA
- the menD gene encoding 2-succinyl-5-enolpyruvyl-6-hydroxy-3-cyclohexene-1-carboxylic-acid synthase has protein sequence MSTSVFNRRWAALLLEALTRHGVRHICIAPGSRSTPLTLAAAAHSSLVCHTHFDERGLGHLALGLAKASAEPVAVIVTSGTAAANLYPALIEAGLTGERLIFLTADRPPELIDCGANQAIRQQGLFAAHPTVSLNLPRPTPDIPASWLVSTVDSAMAQLHHGGLHINCPFAEPLYGGDDQCYTDWSAALGDWWQDCHPWLRQSSYQPQQPQADWLFWRQKRGVVIAGRMTADEGAQLAQWAEQLGWPLIGDVLSQTGQPLPCADLWLGHPEAQRVLNEAQLVVQLGSSLTGKQLLQWQAQCQPQEYWVVDNLPGRLDPANHRGRRILSSVHAWLEQHPALRRTPWAPELIECSQAAQFHVAETLNEQFSEAAVAHLLAELLPDNGQLFVGNSLIVRLIDALGQLPAGYPVYSNRGASGIDGLLSTAAGVQRATAKPTLAIVGDLSALYDLNALALLRQSSAPMVLLVVNNNGGQIFSLLPTPAEDRQRFYCMPQDVNFEHAAAMFGLHYASPESWIALQQRVEQCWLQGGVTLVEIQVPSSQGAETLQQLVQQVAQ, from the coding sequence ATGTCGACAAGTGTTTTTAACCGTCGTTGGGCGGCATTACTACTGGAAGCGTTAACGCGCCACGGTGTCCGTCATATCTGTATTGCACCGGGTTCCCGCTCGACACCGCTAACGTTGGCGGCGGCGGCGCATTCATCGCTGGTTTGCCATACCCATTTTGATGAGCGTGGTTTGGGCCATTTGGCGCTGGGCTTGGCGAAAGCGTCCGCCGAACCGGTGGCCGTGATTGTGACTTCCGGCACTGCGGCTGCCAACCTCTATCCTGCACTCATTGAAGCCGGTTTAACCGGTGAGCGGCTGATTTTTCTGACCGCTGATCGCCCACCAGAATTGATTGATTGCGGCGCTAACCAAGCTATTCGTCAGCAAGGGCTGTTTGCTGCTCATCCTACGGTCAGCCTTAATTTACCTCGACCGACACCGGATATTCCCGCCAGTTGGCTTGTTTCAACCGTCGATAGCGCGATGGCGCAATTGCACCATGGCGGTTTGCACATTAATTGCCCGTTTGCCGAACCCCTTTATGGCGGTGATGACCAATGCTATACCGACTGGTCTGCGGCCTTGGGTGACTGGTGGCAGGACTGCCACCCTTGGTTACGCCAATCGAGCTATCAACCACAGCAGCCGCAGGCTGATTGGTTGTTCTGGCGGCAAAAGCGCGGCGTGGTCATCGCAGGGCGTATGACGGCAGACGAGGGCGCGCAACTAGCACAATGGGCGGAACAACTCGGCTGGCCATTGATTGGCGATGTGTTATCGCAAACCGGCCAACCACTGCCCTGTGCAGATTTATGGCTTGGGCATCCCGAGGCGCAGCGGGTGCTGAATGAGGCGCAGCTGGTAGTGCAATTGGGTAGCAGCCTGACCGGTAAACAGCTTTTACAGTGGCAAGCGCAATGCCAGCCACAGGAATATTGGGTGGTGGATAACCTCCCAGGTCGCCTTGATCCGGCGAATCATCGAGGGCGTAGGATCCTATCGTCTGTGCATGCATGGCTGGAACAGCACCCTGCGCTACGCCGCACACCATGGGCGCCTGAACTGATTGAATGTTCACAGGCGGCACAGTTCCACGTGGCTGAAACGCTGAATGAGCAATTTAGTGAAGCCGCAGTGGCACATTTATTGGCTGAGTTGTTACCCGATAACGGCCAGCTATTTGTGGGTAACAGTTTGATTGTTCGCCTGATTGATGCTTTGGGGCAATTGCCAGCGGGTTATCCGGTTTACAGCAATCGTGGTGCCAGTGGCATTGATGGTCTGTTATCCACCGCGGCAGGTGTCCAGCGCGCGACCGCGAAACCTACACTGGCTATCGTCGGTGATTTATCGGCCCTGTATGACCTTAATGCATTAGCGTTATTACGCCAAAGTTCGGCGCCGATGGTGCTGTTGGTGGTGAACAATAATGGCGGGCAGATTTTCTCACTGTTGCCAACACCGGCTGAAGATCGTCAGCGCTTTTATTGCATGCCGCAAGACGTCAACTTTGAGCACGCGGCGGCCATGTTTGGCCTCCATTATGCCAGTCCTGAGAGCTGGATAGCATTGCAGCAGCGAGTCGAACAGTGCTGGTTACAAGGTGGCGTGACGCTTGTCGAGATACAGGTACCGTCAAGCCAAGGGGCAGAAACGCTACAGCAATTGGTGCAACAGGTGGCTCAATGA
- a CDS encoding isochorismate synthase — MKQLSGLLGELQQKLRAGFPDQAGIRQIILPTSGQVGNQLLEWLAAQCHFPQFYWHHRDGHEEAAVCGQTRQFNDMQSADEFIQQHQLTKLNSETTGLRIWGLNAYEPVSVVDAAADSKTCATHFDQSTQSTQTSFLFLPRIEILRRGNHTHVTLNLVSDFSLQQDALLAIAFIDQLVTAKPLPALDVHVQQASHMPEYPQWRDLIEQALGGIEQQTMEKVVLARATRLMLDKPLSCSAFMAASRQVNHHCFHYMLRFDASKAFLGSSPERLYLRQKWHLETEALAGTASNDDDHQQARVLSDWLMQDEKNQRENLLVVDDICQRLQGGVTAVDVMPPEIIRLRKVQHLRRRIHAQLNRASDTDCLQRLQPTAAVAGLPRNVARQFIAQNEPFSRGWYAGSAGYLSLQQSEFSVTLRSAWVEDQRINLYAGAGIVAGSDPELEWQEINHKSAGLRTLLDSHLQDNKS; from the coding sequence GTGAAACAACTTTCTGGTTTGTTGGGCGAATTACAGCAGAAGTTGCGTGCCGGTTTCCCTGACCAGGCCGGTATTCGGCAAATTATCTTGCCTACATCGGGTCAGGTGGGGAATCAACTGCTGGAGTGGCTGGCTGCGCAATGCCATTTTCCGCAGTTTTATTGGCATCATCGTGACGGCCATGAAGAAGCTGCCGTTTGCGGTCAAACGCGTCAATTTAACGATATGCAATCTGCGGATGAATTTATCCAGCAGCACCAATTGACCAAGCTAAATAGTGAAACCACGGGATTGCGAATTTGGGGGCTGAATGCCTATGAGCCGGTGAGTGTTGTCGATGCCGCTGCTGACAGCAAAACTTGCGCGACTCATTTCGATCAATCAACTCAATCAACACAGACCAGTTTCTTATTTCTCCCGCGAATTGAAATCTTACGTCGTGGCAACCATACCCATGTCACCCTTAATTTGGTGAGCGATTTCTCCCTGCAACAAGATGCCTTGCTGGCCATCGCTTTTATCGATCAACTGGTCACCGCCAAACCGCTCCCCGCGTTGGATGTTCATGTCCAACAGGCCAGCCATATGCCGGAATACCCGCAGTGGCGTGATCTGATTGAGCAAGCGCTGGGCGGCATTGAACAGCAAACGATGGAAAAAGTGGTGCTGGCCCGCGCAACTCGCTTAATGCTCGATAAACCTCTGTCCTGTAGCGCTTTTATGGCCGCCAGCCGTCAAGTCAACCATCATTGTTTCCACTATATGCTGCGTTTTGATGCATCAAAGGCATTTTTAGGTTCCAGCCCTGAACGGCTGTATCTGCGCCAAAAATGGCATTTGGAAACGGAGGCGTTGGCGGGTACCGCGTCTAATGATGATGACCATCAACAGGCTAGAGTGCTCAGTGACTGGTTAATGCAGGATGAAAAAAATCAACGCGAGAATTTGCTGGTGGTGGATGATATTTGCCAGCGTTTGCAAGGCGGGGTAACGGCGGTTGATGTCATGCCGCCAGAGATTATTCGCTTGCGAAAAGTGCAGCATTTACGCCGCCGTATTCACGCGCAACTCAATCGCGCCAGTGATACTGACTGCCTGCAACGGTTACAACCTACTGCTGCCGTGGCCGGTTTGCCACGCAATGTTGCACGCCAATTTATCGCTCAAAACGAACCTTTTTCTCGTGGTTGGTATGCGGGGTCTGCCGGTTACCTTTCATTGCAACAGTCAGAATTTAGCGTCACATTGCGCTCGGCATGGGTTGAGGACCAACGGATCAATTTGTATGCCGGAGCCGGTATTGTCGCTGGGTCTGATCCTGAGCTGGAATGGCAAGAAATCAACCATAAGTCGGCAGGATTAAGGACTTTGTTGGATAGTCATCTACAGGATAATAAATCCTAA
- the menE gene encoding o-succinylbenzoate--CoA ligase, with translation MAPLGHQSPLWAQSSPWKHWAEWRPQAIALKVGSQLISWQQLAADIDHLASAFQQQGVTSGSGVVLRGKNSYSLLLAYLAALQCAARVLPLNPQLPDSLLLPLLPQLDIDFMLNLAAPLPDPLTFIPLTFSTEKTFSTENSVAHSVAWDSQRLATMTLTSGSSGLPKAAVHTVAAHLASADGVLQLMNFTATDSWLLSLPLFHVSGQGIVWRWLSAGATLVVQEGVPLIEALAGCSHASLVPTQLWRLLASEDTALTLKEVLLGGAMIPTELTKQAEARGIRCWCGYGLTEAASTVCAKRADGLPGVGVPLAHREIKLVDDEVWMKADCLAAGYWQQGQIRPLVDDEGWFHTRDRGVWQAGELRILGRLDNIFFSGGEGIQPEDIERILLQYPGVQQAFVVPIADSEFGHRPVAVIDADVTVDETALADWLAPQLAVFQRPVAFYRLPQTLKVGGIKVSRRLVGEMVRGDRIGSGFG, from the coding sequence ATGGCACCGCTAGGACATCAATCGCCACTTTGGGCACAATCATCCCCTTGGAAACATTGGGCCGAGTGGCGGCCTCAAGCGATAGCGCTGAAAGTGGGTTCTCAACTGATTAGCTGGCAACAGCTCGCAGCTGATATCGATCATTTGGCATCAGCTTTTCAGCAACAAGGTGTCACCTCAGGCAGCGGTGTCGTGCTGCGGGGGAAAAACAGTTATTCGCTATTGCTGGCGTATCTGGCGGCTTTGCAGTGTGCCGCCCGTGTTCTCCCGCTGAATCCCCAATTGCCTGACTCGCTTTTGTTGCCGCTTTTGCCGCAGTTAGATATCGATTTTATGTTGAATCTGGCTGCGCCATTGCCTGACCCTCTCACGTTTATCCCGTTGACGTTCAGTACTGAAAAGACATTCAGTACAGAAAATTCGGTGGCGCATTCGGTCGCGTGGGATAGCCAGCGGTTGGCGACTATGACCTTAACCTCCGGCTCATCGGGCTTGCCTAAAGCGGCTGTACATACCGTGGCAGCCCACTTAGCCAGTGCGGACGGTGTATTGCAGCTAATGAATTTCACGGCGACAGATAGCTGGCTGTTATCGTTGCCGCTGTTTCATGTTTCGGGGCAGGGGATTGTCTGGCGCTGGTTAAGTGCTGGTGCCACCTTGGTTGTGCAAGAAGGGGTTCCGCTGATTGAAGCATTGGCGGGGTGCAGCCACGCTTCACTCGTCCCCACGCAGTTATGGCGATTATTGGCCAGCGAAGACACCGCATTAACGTTAAAAGAGGTGTTGTTGGGCGGCGCGATGATCCCAACAGAATTGACGAAACAAGCTGAAGCTCGCGGTATTCGCTGCTGGTGTGGTTACGGATTAACTGAAGCTGCATCAACCGTGTGCGCGAAACGGGCTGATGGCTTACCGGGTGTCGGGGTTCCCTTGGCGCACCGCGAGATTAAGCTAGTCGATGATGAAGTGTGGATGAAAGCCGACTGTCTTGCTGCGGGTTACTGGCAACAAGGGCAGATACGCCCACTGGTGGATGATGAAGGTTGGTTCCACACCCGCGACCGAGGGGTATGGCAAGCGGGGGAGTTACGCATTCTAGGCCGGCTAGATAATATCTTTTTCAGTGGTGGTGAGGGCATTCAGCCGGAGGATATCGAACGGATTCTGTTGCAATATCCCGGTGTGCAGCAAGCGTTTGTTGTGCCTATTGCTGACAGTGAGTTTGGTCACCGGCCCGTGGCCGTTATCGACGCTGACGTTACCGTGGATGAAACCGCATTAGCGGATTGGTTAGCGCCTCAGCTAGCCGTGTTCCAACGACCAGTCGCATTTTATCGTTTGCCCCAGACGCTGAAGGTCGGAGGGATTAAGGTGTCGAGGCGGTTGGTGGGGGAGATGGTGAGGGGGGATCGGATCGGGTCTGGTTTCGGTTGA
- the edd gene encoding phosphogluconate dehydratase, giving the protein MNPTLIHVTQRITARSATTRTAYLQRISAAKENTVRRSQLACGNLAHGFAACQPEDKASLKNMVRSDIAIITSYNDMLSAHQPYEYYPQQLKDALHDVGAVGQVAGGVPAMCDGVTQGQDGMELSLMSRDVIAMSAAIGLSHNMFDGALYLGVCDKIVPGLLMAALSFGHLPAVFVPAGPMTTGLSNKEKVRVRQLFAEGKVDRHALLEAEAASYHSAGTCTFYGTANSNQMVMEVMGLHLPGASFIQPNTPLREALTAAAARQITRLTENSGNYLPVGQLVDEKVVVNGIVALLATGGSTNHTMHLVAMARAAGIIIDWDDFSELSEVVPQLCRIYPNGPADINYFQAAGGVALLIKELLQGGLVHEDVHTVAGFGLHRYTQEPYLDEGQLQWRRGPQQSLDDSVIASITQPFSAHGGTKVLSGNLGRAVMKTSAVPRDHQIIEGPAVVFENQHDVVSAFEAGELNRDCVVVVRYQGPRAIGMPELHKLMPPLGVLLDRDFKVALVTDGRLSGASGKVPSAIHVTPEAYCGGLLAKIRNGDRVRVDGVTGELSLLVDESELASRHPSAPDISAFHVGCGRELFGALREQLTGAEQGACCIRF; this is encoded by the coding sequence ATGAACCCGACTCTCATCCACGTTACGCAGCGTATCACGGCGCGATCAGCCACAACTCGCACGGCCTACCTGCAACGGATCAGCGCAGCAAAAGAAAATACTGTGCGCCGCTCACAATTGGCCTGCGGCAATCTGGCTCATGGTTTTGCGGCTTGTCAGCCGGAAGATAAAGCCTCGTTGAAGAATATGGTGCGTAGCGATATCGCCATCATAACTTCTTATAACGACATGTTATCTGCTCATCAGCCTTACGAATATTATCCGCAGCAGCTAAAAGACGCGCTGCATGATGTTGGTGCTGTCGGGCAAGTGGCGGGGGGCGTGCCCGCGATGTGTGACGGTGTGACCCAAGGGCAGGATGGTATGGAGTTATCGCTGATGAGTCGCGATGTTATCGCCATGTCAGCAGCCATCGGGTTGTCACACAATATGTTTGATGGCGCACTGTATCTCGGTGTATGCGATAAAATCGTGCCAGGGCTACTGATGGCTGCTTTGTCATTTGGTCACTTACCTGCCGTTTTTGTCCCCGCAGGCCCAATGACCACGGGGTTATCCAATAAAGAAAAAGTGCGCGTTCGTCAGTTATTTGCAGAGGGTAAGGTGGACCGGCACGCCTTGTTGGAGGCCGAAGCCGCGTCATATCACAGTGCGGGCACCTGTACTTTTTACGGTACCGCCAACTCAAATCAGATGGTGATGGAAGTGATGGGGCTTCATTTGCCCGGTGCTTCTTTTATTCAGCCAAATACGCCACTGCGAGAGGCATTAACCGCTGCCGCTGCCCGCCAGATTACTCGCCTAACCGAGAACAGTGGTAATTATCTGCCAGTGGGCCAGTTAGTGGATGAGAAGGTGGTGGTCAATGGTATTGTGGCGCTGCTGGCGACAGGTGGTTCAACAAACCACACCATGCATTTGGTGGCGATGGCTCGCGCGGCAGGCATCATTATCGATTGGGATGATTTTTCTGAGTTATCAGAAGTGGTACCACAATTGTGCCGCATTTACCCTAATGGCCCCGCTGATATCAACTATTTTCAGGCAGCAGGGGGCGTTGCCTTGCTGATAAAGGAGCTGCTACAGGGCGGTTTAGTGCATGAAGATGTGCATACTGTGGCTGGATTCGGTTTACATCGCTACACGCAAGAGCCGTATTTGGACGAGGGGCAACTGCAATGGCGTCGTGGGCCGCAACAGTCGCTGGATGATTCAGTCATTGCCAGCATTACTCAGCCTTTTTCCGCGCACGGGGGGACGAAAGTGTTAAGCGGTAATTTAGGGCGGGCGGTGATGAAAACGTCAGCAGTCCCTCGTGACCATCAGATCATTGAAGGGCCAGCCGTGGTCTTTGAAAACCAGCATGATGTGGTGTCCGCTTTTGAAGCTGGCGAGTTAAATCGTGACTGTGTGGTAGTGGTGCGCTATCAGGGACCACGGGCTATTGGTATGCCGGAACTGCATAAGTTGATGCCACCTTTGGGGGTATTATTGGATCGTGATTTTAAAGTCGCATTAGTCACCGATGGCCGTTTATCTGGCGCATCAGGCAAAGTGCCGTCAGCCATTCATGTTACGCCAGAAGCCTATTGCGGCGGTTTGCTAGCAAAAATTCGTAATGGCGATCGGGTGCGAGTCGATGGTGTGACGGGGGAGTTGTCTCTGTTGGTCGATGAATCTGAACTGGCATCACGTCATCCGTCTGCGCCGGACATATCGGCGTTCCATGTGGGATGTGGACGTGAGTTATTTGGCGCACTACGAGAGCAATTGACGGGCGCAGAGCAGGGGGCATGCTGTATTCGTTTTTAG
- the elaB gene encoding stress response protein ElaB produces the protein MNRDKEQQTSLDDDLTMLTDTLEEVLRASGDAADDTYQEIKARAEKALKEVQNRLSGRNECYIKRAKALACCTDDYVHEKPWCSVGIGATVGLVVGLLLARR, from the coding sequence ATGAATCGAGATAAAGAACAGCAAACCTCGCTGGATGACGATCTGACTATGCTGACTGATACGTTAGAAGAAGTGTTACGTGCCTCGGGTGATGCCGCGGATGACACCTATCAGGAGATTAAAGCCAGAGCGGAGAAGGCATTAAAGGAGGTACAGAACCGTTTGAGTGGCCGCAATGAATGCTACATCAAGCGGGCGAAAGCACTGGCGTGTTGTACTGATGATTATGTCCACGAAAAACCGTGGTGCAGCGTGGGGATCGGTGCAACGGTGGGGTTGGTGGTTGGACTATTGCTGGCTCGGCGTTAA